The Gemmatimonas sp. UBA7669 genome includes a window with the following:
- a CDS encoding adenylate/guanylate cyclase domain-containing protein: MPLLLVSTAGDRRFSLSGRASLIVGRDPVCDLPVLHPAVSRRHAEVQADETQDVLSIVDLASRNGTWINGARISRAMASVGDTVAFGTVTFTVQRAEVVPLRPTPSLSSVDPGSTLLRERLVPSRDQALADVAAATDRATARLTQLVQIAQRLGTFGELDGLLDAIAADLFDTFDADRVAVLLTGPSGELDTRIARDRHGAIARPVPRAIAHGVAERQVALLTNDAGTDVRTAGESVLQQAVKSAMAAPLLGEGRSTLGVLYVDHLRDRDVFNDDDLAFLVAFAGIAAAAVERETTAEQLVQAERVRENFERYFSPQLAQRIAAHTTRVVPGGERRDVVVLFSDIRGFTAIAEAMPATQMAAQLNEYFTAMVDCVFRYGGALDKFIGDAIMAYWGAPDADDDALAHAITAAEDMQRHLALLNARWKREGRPTWSVGIGIHAGDAFVGNVGSPRRLEYTLIGDTVNVASRLCSLAPGGEILVSEHVALALAPMGRQASSAPELRYARRDGGDCAAWRLHPPGGEDAPA; encoded by the coding sequence GTGCCCCTGCTGCTCGTCTCCACGGCCGGTGATCGGCGCTTCTCCCTTTCGGGTCGCGCCTCACTCATTGTGGGCCGCGATCCGGTCTGCGACCTGCCGGTGCTGCATCCGGCCGTGTCGCGTCGCCATGCGGAGGTGCAGGCCGACGAAACGCAGGATGTGTTGTCCATTGTCGATCTCGCCTCCCGCAACGGCACCTGGATCAATGGCGCGCGCATCAGTCGTGCCATGGCCAGCGTCGGTGACACGGTGGCGTTTGGCACCGTGACCTTCACCGTGCAGCGTGCAGAGGTCGTACCGCTGCGGCCCACGCCGTCGCTGTCGAGTGTCGACCCCGGCAGCACCTTGCTGCGTGAGCGGCTGGTGCCCTCACGGGATCAGGCGCTGGCCGATGTGGCAGCCGCCACCGATCGGGCCACCGCGCGCCTCACCCAATTGGTGCAGATCGCGCAGCGTCTGGGCACCTTCGGTGAACTGGACGGTCTCCTCGACGCCATCGCCGCCGATCTCTTCGACACCTTCGACGCCGATCGCGTGGCCGTGCTGCTCACCGGCCCCTCCGGTGAACTCGACACACGCATTGCGCGGGATCGTCACGGCGCGATCGCGCGCCCCGTGCCGCGCGCCATTGCGCACGGTGTGGCCGAGCGGCAGGTGGCCCTGCTCACCAACGACGCCGGTACCGATGTCCGCACCGCTGGGGAGTCGGTCCTGCAGCAGGCCGTCAAGTCGGCCATGGCCGCGCCGCTGCTCGGCGAGGGACGCAGTACGCTGGGTGTGTTGTACGTGGACCATCTGCGTGACCGCGATGTCTTCAACGACGACGACCTGGCCTTTCTGGTGGCCTTCGCCGGTATTGCCGCGGCGGCCGTGGAGCGGGAGACAACGGCCGAGCAGTTGGTGCAGGCCGAGCGTGTGCGGGAAAACTTCGAGCGCTATTTCAGTCCCCAACTCGCGCAGCGCATTGCTGCGCACACGACCCGCGTGGTGCCGGGTGGTGAACGTCGCGATGTCGTGGTGCTCTTCAGCGACATCCGCGGCTTCACCGCCATTGCGGAAGCCATGCCGGCCACGCAGATGGCCGCGCAGCTCAACGAGTACTTCACCGCCATGGTGGACTGCGTGTTCCGCTATGGTGGTGCGCTCGACAAGTTCATCGGCGACGCCATCATGGCCTACTGGGGTGCCCCCGATGCCGACGACGACGCGCTGGCGCACGCCATCACCGCGGCCGAGGACATGCAGCGCCATCTCGCGTTGCTCAACGCGCGATGGAAACGCGAAGGACGTCCCACCTGGTCGGTGGGCATCGGCATTCATGCCGGCGACGCGTTTGTGGGCAACGTGGGATCGCCGCGTCGCCTCGAGTACACACTCATCGGCGACACGGTGAATGTGGCGAGCCGCCTCTGCAGTCTCGCGCCCGGTGGGGAGATTTTAGTCAGCGA